ATAAGGAACAAtcattccttttcattcctgctATTTTATTCCCGAACATTCCTTTTTTATGTGTTCCTCTTGTTTCCCGAATGGTCACCAGTCATACACTATATTAGCGTTATTGTCTGAAAGTGATacaaatacatatttattagCGACACTTATAATGAACCGACGTTATATTAGCATTAGTTTTGGTAAGTGATacaaatatgtatttattagCATCACTTGTAATGAACCGACACAAAAAGAATTTACAATGGCATCACTTATTAACGCTGATGTAAAACTGTGGAAATtgcatcatttatttttaagtaattcTAATTTGTGTCGATAAATTTTCTGATACATTTTAACTGATGCTATAGACCTTGTTTTTTGTAGTGATAACTGAAAATCGACTCACAAGTTTGTCTTCTTTTAGATTCGAAGCAGTGACCTCAGCCTGAAAACAATAGTCAAATGAGAAAGAAGGAGCATCATCCGCATCGGCTTCTTCCTTGATGATGTGAGGATGTGTATACTGAATCTCACAACAGCTAGGACCAAATGGTGTGACATGAAACACCATATCTCCTTCGTGTTTGAAGATGACAATGTCACCGATTTGAAGGTCATGTGCTGTGGTGAAACCTTTCCAACCTCCGGTGAGTCTCCTGCCTTCTTGTATCACTTTCCAAGTTTGATCTGTAGCGTCCGATCTTAGTTTCCATGTTTTCCGGTTTGTCTTCCCTTCTATGTGCTGTGAGAAGAAGCCAAGTGGTATTGTCTGCAGGTCAGAAAAGCCAAAGTTAAGCAAACTCTAAAATAGGAACATATACACATGAGAAATAGAGAGTGTGTGTCTACCACGCCACTGTGGAAATCGGGAAGCAGAGGCTTCAAGAAATGAGGTTTGTGCGAATTAGGCATCTGCAAACAAGAAAAGAATGGGAAGAAAACATCATCGAACCTAAGATGAATCCACAAATCTGCAAAAGAGAGGCTTCGGTTTTACCTTCGTATCGAGACGCTTCGAAATCGCCTGTCgtcgagagcttttcttttttttttcgcgTTGGGACGAAAatgattacttttttttttccttgtgtaAAGTAAATAATGCCGGaaaatataactcagccgtaacattgttaataattaataatgccGAAGAataaaactcagccgtaacattgttaataattaataataccGAAAACTAAACCTCAGCCGTAAAATTGTTAATATTTAATGATGTCGAAAAATAAAAGTTGGCCAAAAGAGTCATACATAATTTAACTCAGTGTCGAGTTATGTCCTGACACGCATGTCCGAGTAATTTACGATATCGAGGtcattatatgtttattttatttggacACGCGTgatctttatatttaatatgatttCCCTATTATATTTCCAATATTTACAAGTAAAAGATAAAGGAAAAACCAGAGTCGACTTCTAAAACCTAAAGTAAGTCTCTTTCGTCCAAAATcgattttgaattattttttgtattttggccTTGTTCGATTTTGCATTATTTTTGTGTGCTTTGATGTATAAATTAGATGGATCTACAGCGTGGAATTCCAAGGACGTGCGACTGTGGAGCTGCTACCATTGTGTTAACGTCAGGTACAATAAAGAATCCGGGTAGAAGATTTTATCGATGTGGAACAAATTCGGGTCAAAACTATGTTTTCAAATGGCTTGATGAAGCACATGATGAAGAGTTTGTAGTTGTGGCAAACAAACTCGCGACGATAGAGCAGGATTTGGCCGCTATAAAAGCAGAATTAGATGATATGAAGAAAGACATAACTGAGATCATAAAAATTATTGAATGTCTTAGGATGAAGTCTTAAATGTATTAGTTGCTACTACTACTTCTTTGTTTACTCAGATTCTGTACTCATAAGCCAGTCTATGTTTATGTAACTCGGATTTAACTCAGCCGTTGTTAATTTTTTCCGAAACAACAACTCAGCCGTAACATATAATAATATCAGTCTTAACGTTTAAGtgaacaataaaaaaacagtcatatttctaacaataaaaaaacaatcaaaacttAGGCATTTAATAACGCCATAAGAAGAATAAATGAGaataactcagccataagatgaaaataactcagccgtaagATGAAAATAAGTCAGCCATAAGATGaaaataactcagccataagatgaaaataagtcagccataagatgaaaataactcagccataagaaaataagtcagccattaaaacagaatatataatttttttgttcgaCATACATAATGGCAtagcaaaaaacataaaaagataaGATTCTGATGCAGAAACATCTTCACCACTTACTTGTGTCCCTAAACAGGTTTATCGGTTCAAAATCACGAAAGAACAAGGAaatctctttgatccagaaacagcGCTCACACATGTTGTCGTCCTTAGTCACATCAATGTGCCATAGGCAGAGACATTGTCGGTCCACAACATTTGCACATTGGCAAATGTAGAAGGACGGAACATAAGTAGAAGTGAACATGGCCTTAATTTGACGGAACTCGTCAGTATGCCACAAACCCCATCCCCATTTCGCATCTCGAACAAGTTTCCCGACCCTGTCAACAGTTGCTCTTGGAATTCTCCGAAAATACTGCGCATCACCGTAAAAGATTGCTTGAGTCATAGCGTGTGTATACACTGCACGCTCATATCCTGCATCTGCTGCACGCTTGATGAGAGAAAGGCCATAATCTTGCTCATCGTATGAGTAGAAAAACTGTACACCCTTTACATAAATTGTGCTTGGATTGTTCTCAGCGTAGCAAGTTTTCAACAACTGAGATGGCATAATGAGACCCCAGGGAAAGGATAACACATCGAAATAATGGTATACCCTACGCATCTCTGCTAACGCCTTCATAGACCTGGACGATGCTCTGAGGTGGTAGAGATCTTGGAAGGAGTTACGGGCCACACGTTCAACCACCATTGCCTGAAGATCTTCAGGCAATTCAAGCAGagggaaatattccattttctcTGAGAGGACAGTTGTGTAAAAGATAGAGAGTTGAAGATGTGTAATTGTTTGAGAAATACCTTATTTATCTGCAGTTAACGGTTGTAGTTTCGTATCGCGGCGtttcttatttcttattttGAGCGGGAATTTAATCCATAACCCAGCCGTGTATTACAATAACTCAGCCTTAGTTGACTTCGCGACGTTTCGTGTTTCTAGCGGGGAAGTTTTTTTCAACTGCGTTTGAATAAAAGAGCTGACATTAGAAATCACGACAATTATTAGGCGTGTGAATAACATTATCTCAGCCAATAAAGATTAATTTCTCTTAATTTAATTCGCTACTTTCGTATTCCACTTTAAAATCAATAATTACGTAGGGGCTATTACGTAACGTAGGGCAATTAAGTACGAACATTTCGTTTTTCGATGTCTGTGTCTCTCTTGAGTAATGGGAAGCGGGCAaatcaatgaaaataaaaacccAACCACaatacaaaatttgaaaaacattaaCGCAGCCGTCATAgaacattaaaacaaaaaaacccagccgtattacaacacaaaacccagccgtattacaacacaaaacccagccgtattacaattaataatccAGCCGTTATGCAaatcaatgaaaataaaactcaGCCGTATTACAACACAAAACCCGGCCGTATTACAACACAAAACCCAGCCGTATTACAAAACAACATGAAAAGCAATTGCTTATATCGGACAAGTTCTCGCATTATGTCCACTTTGACTGCAACGAGAACATATGTGCTCTTTCCTAGGACGTTTGTTTGCAAGTGCAACT
The Brassica napus cultivar Da-Ae chromosome A1, Da-Ae, whole genome shotgun sequence DNA segment above includes these coding regions:
- the LOC111211220 gene encoding B3 domain-containing protein REM10-like; this encodes MPNSHKPHFLKPLLPDFHSGVTIPLGFFSQHIEGKTNRKTWKLRSDATDQTWKVIQEGRRLTGGWKGFTTAHDLQIGDIVIFKHEGDMVFHVTPFGPSCCEIQYTHPHIIKEEADADDAPSFSFDYCFQAEVTASNLKEDKLYLPEGATTCTALNKQCQEIILVNKEGNSWTVSLRFSEADGMYYIRRGWRKFCRANRCAIGDLFVFNVVGDGKTTPLMCVCPEREE